The genomic DNA TTTGGTCAGCGATGGAGGCGCTCAAAACCCGTGTTTGTTCACGTTCCCACTCCCACAAAGTGGTGCCATCGGAGCGAGTAATACGGGTAACAAAGGCCGGGGGAAGCGAAACGCCCCGGTTGGCAAAAGTAGAATACGCCGAAGCCATGTCCAACATGGTGGTGTCAGAGGTGCCCAAAATGTTGGCGTAAACCTCTTCCACTGGGCTTTGGATGCCCATGCGCTTTGCCATCGATACCAAGCGCTGTGGGCCCATTTCCATACTTAACTGGGCATACACCGTGTTGTATGAACCCCAAGTGGCTTGCACCAAAGTGACCATTTCTGGATCGGGTATTTCACCGTCCGGCCCCGGGTCAGGCAGTCGGTACCCGGTAGCGCCACCGGAAACCCGCCACTGGGCGGCATCGCCTACGCCGCCGGGAATATCAAATTCAATTTCGTTGGGCGCCGGGTACACCGAGGTAGCGCCCCAACCCGCTTCGAGGGCCGCCGCTAAACCAATGGGCTTCATAGAAGACCCCACCTGGCGGCCGTTACCCATAGCAAGGTTTACTTTGGCATCATCTTCTTCGGCAAAGAAATCACGTCCACCCACCATGGCCAGCACAAACCCCGTTTGAGGGTCCATGACCACCACCGAAGCATCAGGCAAACCGTAACCATCAGGGAGGTGCGCCTCTACAGCAGCTTCGGCGGCCGCTTGGAGTTCTAAATCAATGGTCGTTTCAATACGCAACCCGCCTTCAAAAAGCAAGGCCTCGCGCTGCCTGAGAGTGTCAGCGATATCGGTATTAGCCAAGAACCAGCGACGAACCTCTTCAACGAAATGGCCAGCCGGATAGACCGTGTCAAGCCGAGCGGAGTATTCCTCTAGCACCGGCGGCACATCAAGCGCTTCTTGATACTCCTCTTCGGTGATGAACTCGTTGGCCACCATGCGACCTAACACCATGTGGCTCCGGCGCAAACTGGCGCTGTAGTTACGCAAAGGGTCGTAGTAGGTGGGGCGCTGCACAATGCCGGCGATCATGGCGGCCTCAGCTACCGTAAGGTCACCCACCCCTTTGTTGAAATAAGTATGAGAAGCCGCCTCAATGCCGTAAGCACCATGACCAAAGTAAACGGTGTTTAGGTACTGCAACAAAATAAAATCTTTAGAGTATTGCTCTTCGAGGCGCATAGAGAACCAGATCTCTTCAAGCTTGCGGCTCGCCGTGCGTTCCGAGTTTTCAATAATGGCCAACTTGACGTACTGCTGGGTGATGGTAGAAGCACCTTGGCTAATGCCACCTGCTTCAAGGTTGGTGCGCGCCGCACGGATGATGCCCCGCAGGTCAACCCCGTCGTGGGCATAGAAGCGTTCGTCTTCAATAGCGATAACCGCATTGCGGACCATCTCAGGAATGACCTCAATATCGCGAATAACTGAACGGTTTTCGGGAGCCACCATGGCGGTAAGAAAAGTGCCGTCGGCGGCAAAAATAGTAGAGGTTTCCGATTGCTCAGGAATGGTGATTTCGAACTCCCGAGACTCATAGCTATAACAAGCGGTGGCCAGCAAAGCGCAAACTACGGTTACCGCGCCAAGGCGCCCGGAAAAAAACTGTTTAGCCACCCCTCTATTGTGGCCTGTAAAACACCCGAAAAGACGGCAGCAAGCAAAGGTAACCAAGAGATCTTTGCTAAATGGTTGGGCTAAGGGTCTCCGAGCGGTCATTATGGGAGGGTGAGCAACAACGATTTTCTAAACGACCTCGCTCAGCGGGGACTTATCCACGACCAAACTGACGCTGAGGCGTTGGCGGAAAGACTCAATCAAGGGCCCATTACCTTGTATTGCGGTTTTGATCCGACCTCGGACAGTTTGCATATCGGGCACTTAGTCCCGTTGCTTTTGCTGCGCCGCTTT from Acidimicrobiia bacterium includes the following:
- a CDS encoding PASTA domain-containing protein: MTARRPLAQPFSKDLLVTFACCRLFGCFTGHNRGVAKQFFSGRLGAVTVVCALLATACYSYESREFEITIPEQSETSTIFAADGTFLTAMVAPENRSVIRDIEVIPEMVRNAVIAIEDERFYAHDGVDLRGIIRAARTNLEAGGISQGASTITQQYVKLAIIENSERTASRKLEEIWFSMRLEEQYSKDFILLQYLNTVYFGHGAYGIEAASHTYFNKGVGDLTVAEAAMIAGIVQRPTYYDPLRNYSASLRRSHMVLGRMVANEFITEEEYQEALDVPPVLEEYSARLDTVYPAGHFVEEVRRWFLANTDIADTLRQREALLFEGGLRIETTIDLELQAAAEAAVEAHLPDGYGLPDASVVVMDPQTGFVLAMVGGRDFFAEEDDAKVNLAMGNGRQVGSSMKPIGLAAALEAGWGATSVYPAPNEIEFDIPGGVGDAAQWRVSGGATGYRLPDPGPDGEIPDPEMVTLVQATWGSYNTVYAQLSMEMGPQRLVSMAKRMGIQSPVEEVYANILGTSDTTMLDMASAYSTFANRGVSLPPAFVTRITRSDGTTLWEWEREQTRVLSASIADQITWILEGVIGHGTGHRADFGRPAAGKTGTTQNYADAVFVGYTPQITTSVWVGYPEGQIPMVPPLLDRKVFGGTFPALIWHDVMEVAHADLPQTDFTEPPPSRAPTTTEAPDVIVPTPQLVGLSLEAATQLLNDSGTGITILASFEIETGDVEPGTVLSQSPVVGSTMAEGGSMVLEIAVPLPLVAVPDLAGIAEAAARSLIENEGLVFVVVVAANPFEPDAPAGMVWGQDPAIGVEVEVGSSITVQVTPEPEPEPEPEPEPEPEPEPEPEE